The sequence TATTCTCCCATAGTTCTTGAAGAAATATCTTCATTTTGATCGTACCAGGCGTCAGCATTCCCAATGGATCGTATACCGAAGCTATTGTAGCCAATACTTCGCGTTTTGTTGTTCCAAGTTTGTCTGAATTGATTCTTTTTGTAGAGATCGACAATTCATCAGTGATTGTGTTCCAAACTAAGCCAAGAACCTTCGTTATCTTAGATTTGACTTGGTCCTCAGGATCAATTTTCTTGTTCACTTTGTCTGAGTTTGTCAACCATTCCCTCAAGTTCATCGATGCATCTTTATATAAGGCCTTTGCATTTCGGTACAAGTCAATGGCTTCCTTTTTGTTGTCTGTGCCATAAATCATATTGTCAACGTAAATACTGTCCTTTATTTGTTCTGCTACTGGCTCATCTATGTTCGTGATATGATGTTGAATAGTAGCACCCAGTAGGAATGGACTCGAAATTATTATGAAAGGCAATCTTACAAATCTCCACATCTCCAAGTTATCATCAGAAACCTGTTTCTTGACGTCCTTTAACCAAATAAATCGAGTTACATCACGATCATTTTCTTGAATTGCGATTTGTAGAAAAGCTTTCTCAATATCTGCGATTATTCCAGTCTTCTTTGTCCTAAACCGAAGTAGCAATCCACACAAATCTTCCATGATGACAGGTCCTCGGTGTAAGCACTCGTTCAAGCTCTTGTTGCCTTTCTTTGTTTTTGCGGATGCATCGTAAACAATCCTCAACTTCGTTGTTGCACTGTCAGCTTTGATAACACCGTGATGTGGAATGTAATGCTTTTTTGTCTGGTTGTTCACCTCCGAAGGATCAACCCTTTCCAGTACACCCTTTTCAACTTGCGATCGAATCATCTCATCATAAAGGTGAAGTAATTTAGGATCTTTTTGCAGATGTTTCATCAGGGACTTCAATCTCCCAAGGAACAATTCGTAGTTCTCTGGGAGAACAGAATCTTCGTTTCTCCACGGTCAGCTTACAAAATATCTTCTTCCATCCCTCTTCACTGTATTCTTGAACATTTCCATCGCAGCTTTGTCTGAATCCCTTTCTTCGTGTTGGTTAATGCCAATTGTTTCCATTCCATTCAAACGGTGATGTTACGTCTTCACTCAGCATTCTTCTGTTCGTTGACGATTGACTTTCTGTTGAGAGCACAAACAGAGCGTTTTCTTCTCGATGCCAATTTTCTCTTTCAATTCTCTCAGAGATGATCCACCCAACCTTCGATTTCAATAGGTATAGGTGATCTTGTATCTTCACCTTTTCGTCTAGAATGATGTCGTCATAGTAATCATTCCCAGTAAGAAGACCAAGGTACCATGTACGTCTCCATATTCGATGGTATGGTGTCTGCAAGTTCAAATTGTTTTGCAATCTTTCTTTCATCATTCAAAGCCAAGGGCATTCTCTGTAGTGGTCCAGTTATTTCTTTTGTCACAGTTCCTTTGATTTTCATGTCTGCTCCAAACTTTGTCTTCAGTGTCAGCTGTACCAATGGAAGAATTATGTTATTCCGTTTAAGCCTTAATGCTCTTAATTTTCTTGACAAATACTATTCTTATTGTTcctcatatatatttttagcaggGCTATATTAATAACATAAAGCTTGCTAAAAGTTGTTATAGCTAATGGCAAATTCTGCTACATGTAACAGCTCTTTGCATTGcacagaaaaaaataagtttgtgAGACacgcaataaaaaagtaaacttctaactaaatttgtgcatcatacaaatttttatattaaaaaaaacaataaagtttagacatattcttaggataatCTGAACTTCTGACCctttgtttaaaatatatatactcttacaaaaaaagatcctaactttcttgacaaatactATCCTCGTTATTCTTCATTATATTTTTAGCATGTCTATgtcctaaaaatatataatgctttaataaaataaaactgcTGTAGCTATTGGCAAGCTCTTTTTATATACAAACAGTCGAGGTTAGACATAATCATAAGATTTTCTTAACTGACGCTGAAtatgttcttacaaaaaaaatatgttcaggctgaagacaaaacatatttaacttcatatttaagggaaagtttagctggaagcgAAGCGTGTAAACGGCTTAAGAAACGTTATTAACcaaaattcatttctctaccagataatctaaacaacacacctgctttctTTCGCTTTCTAAGTAGGCCTCTagctagcgttctctggataaaattccaatcagttttttacttcgattactaaacttcgcttcttcccaaagaaaacaaattgataaTGTATAGCCacctacaattgtctgatacatttccaatcagttctctttttgacactatatcatcgtacgtttttcttctttataacaaatatttctgacaacaacataaatttttttattctcgctcgacaacaacagtcgctctacaacaatagttttgttttttacattttagattcgaattacattTATATTCGAATGTGATACAACCTCGGTCCCAAAacacaaaaatagaaaatatagaagaaacaaataagctttaatctaatcTTATGATGagaaaacattgtttgaaataacttttctggattactttgaaaaagagacaaccttcttcgcttcgattttcttttttcagatgATAAGCAAATTGTTTCCGTTAGATCCGCGCGCACATTACTGCATTTCATACAGCGCGGTCTGGGTACGAATAAAGCGCTTGTGGAGACAAATTTTtagcttgtttttgtttgactcGATAGCCCAGTCAAGTTTCACAGTCACTTTCTCGCAAAGAATTATTTGTGTCATATGGAGAAAGGCCGAGAAATGTGTAaccttttgttattgttttccttctttgctttttattctaacgtttaacttttaaataacgtgTTAAAATGGTGCTGCTAGACCTCTCTGTGgtatattaactttattaaaacaaGAACAACTTACAGTTATTAACTTTTATAAAGTTCAAAATTGGATGATAGTAAAAGGGTATTTTTAGCTCTGTGACTGCAGAGAGGCAATGAGCATGGACTGAAGTATCTATTAGAAAATACATGACACACTGCTAGATATTACACATTTTTTCCTTATAATCAACCTTCATGTTATGAATTAAATATAGCTAGATGGCTGAAAACCACCATATGTACAATGTAATGATGTTTGCCTATGGTTTACACCAGGTACAACCAAAAAAGAATTAGAGCTAGCTAGGTAATTGTTGCAAAAGTAGAAGAAATGGATAATCGAATATCAAGCTGAAAGAATCAAGATATGGATAAGTATCAAagagttttttttgaaatttgaacgAAAGGTTATTAAAAATGCTACAACTGCacaacgagggtgccgataagccgcatacgccgtaaaaagtgcgggcgttttcgggcgagtttggcgttttgaaaaaaattcaagtattcgcccgaaaaaaaCCACATAGACCAGAACAAtgcccaaaagaaaaaaaaacagacactaatatatgattcaaaaaactataaaaattaaaataaacttactatttcgtagcgaagttcttagaagaactgtttttgatggttcttgaacaagtttactttataaataacttatatataaactttattaactcctttctcatcaagcgccttcttcccaaccatcctccgcatggtttgttacaaggaattgtatttcgggaatgttccgggcgagttcgggaaagtgcgggcggtttcgggggacaaccgccaattttatttgaaaattcacCCGAACTCGtccgtatatatgcgggcgtttgcggcttatcggcaccctcttactGCACATATAGCTTATACTGTCCCTATTACGTGATTATCCAAAAGCGAATATTTAACCCCGCAAACTACATAACTTTATAGTTTAGCATctctaaaaataactttaaaaattgtGATTGAATGggtttaaaattgaattttaagagttctttaaatttttaattcaacTTTTTCTGGCTACctgtcttcttcttttttaaggATCTTTAGGAGATGGATTTTTACAGAAAGAAGTTTTCATgactttttttaggtttttttctttagttcacaagttcacaacaaattttaagagTCAGTCAGGTGTTTACAAACTATTGGCTGAAATAAATTCTTGCGAATAAGTATATAAAGAACATTTTCCTACATTCATGTAATTTTACTATGATTTCTTTCCAACATTATCCTATCCCTGTCAGAGAAGTTTTAAAGATACCAATAAAAATTAGCAATGTGGTGCCATcaataacatttctttctgGTTTAACACCTTGGACACTTGActtttagctaggctaaccttgAGACGGAATCAACAGTCTTTAGTCATTAATAACCTTGAATTTTGTGCCTTTTGGATAGAACACAGTCCATAAACCATTAAAGAATACCCTTCCTTAATTTTAGTGTTATAATAGTAAAGCAGGGAGGTATAAAAGTTCTTTTATACCTTCATGGGTAAGCcaaaagttaaattttctgttaatgttgttgttttttcttgttgcgctaccattatgaaaaatttatccctacaagcgctttactCGTGCCCAGACTGTGTTGCATGAAAGTCGGTAATGGTAAACCGAGGGTAAAAATAAAGTATTCTATCTATAACGACCAACAGCgcttttaaaaccaaaaaaacataaaaaaataaaataaaaattagttttaataaaataaaataaaaaagtttcatttttaaaagtaataagaaaagagaattaagtGTTTAagtagtaaccccctgatttgcgttttttttaacttggtaaattttattgaagatattatttcggtttgtctgttcagtattcatagtactgtggaaagtttatcatttcttggtaaattttagcgtaaacgccacgtcgtaagaaagtgacccgtgctTTGCGTGCCGTGGACTCATATAGtcactcacacaagcgtattattatataggactagccgaattcccgtgtggaagaatccactgaatctctcattgaatgcatgt is a genomic window of Hydractinia symbiolongicarpus strain clone_291-10 chromosome 14, HSymV2.1, whole genome shotgun sequence containing:
- the LOC130625638 gene encoding uncharacterized protein LOC130625638; translation: MKHLQKDPKLLHLYDEMIRSQVEKGVLERVDPSEVNNQTKKHYIPHHGVIKADSATTKLRIVYDASAKTKKGNKSLNECLHRGPVIMEDLCGLLLRFRTKKTGIIADIEKAFLQIAIQENDRDVTRFIWLKDVKKQVSDDNLEMWRFVRLPFIIISSPFLLGATIQHHITNIDEPVAEQIKDSIYVDNMIYGTDNKKEAIDLYRNAKALYKDASMNLREWLTNSDKVNKKIDPEDQVKSKITKVLGLVWNTITDELSISTKRINSDKLGTTKREVLATIASVYDPLGMLTPGTIKMKIFLQELWENNIGWDDVLEPKDQETRKELIKHLQALSTI